Genomic DNA from Catellatospora sp. TT07R-123:
GGGTGCCCAGGGCCAGCACGCCCAGCGCCAGCAGCGCCGCGGCGATGCCCGCGAGCAGGTACAGCCGCAGCCCGAGCGCCGGGGCGCGGCGGCCCAGCCGGTCCAGCTCGTCCGGGACGGTCTCGGTGCGCAGCACCCGTACCCCGGAGCCGGCCAGCTTGACGGCCAGGTCGGCCGGGGCGTCCTTGGCCGCCCACACCTCGTAGCGCAGGTCGGTGGCGTCGGCCAGGCCCTGGGTGACCGAGGCGGCGCGCACCGCGAGGTCGAGGTCGAACAGCAGGCCGTGGTCGCCGGCGCGGGGCAGCACGGCCGCCTGTTCCAGCACCGTGAACGCCTGCGGCGCCTCGGCGAACCCGGGCAGGTCGAACGTGGTCGGATCGTCGCTGCTCGGGGCGGCCCCGGCCAGCACCGCGGGCAGCGCGGCGGGCGTGTCGGCGTACGACACCAGCACGTCGCCCTGGTCACTGGAGTCGACGGCCAGTTTCAGCTGCTCCCCGGCGGTGACGCGCACCTTGGCGTTGGGCGTGCGGTCGACCAGGAAGTGCCAGGCGGCGGCGTCGGTCATGCGTACCGCGACGTCCTTGCCGGCGGAGCGGATCTCGTGCACGGTCAGCGTGGCCTGCACCGGCCCGCTGGTCCCGGGGACGCGGCCCACGGCCAGGCCGACCAGGCGGCAGCCGCCGTCGGCACAGGCCGCGGCGCTGGCGGTGTAGTCGTGCACGCCCTGTTTGAGGCGGCCCAGCCACTGCACCGTCGGCGGCTCGCCGGGCGCGGACAGCACCACGCCGATGCGGGAGCCGCTGTCGGCCGGGGGCTCGGTCGTCTCGGTGCCGGTCTGCGTACCGGTGCCGGTGCCCGTGCCCGTGCCGGTGCCGGTGCCGCCGGGGGGCTGCTCCGGTTCGGGCAGCACCGCGCCCAGGCGCAGCGTGATCGCACCGCCGACGGTCGCGGGCGCGCCCGCCTGGCCGCGCAGCGACCCGGCCAGCGTGGACAACGCGGTCTCGTCGTGCCCGCGCCAGATCGCCACGGCGGGCAGCTTCTGCGACTGCACGCCGATCAGCTCGACGCGCTGGTTGTTGTAGAGCTCGTCGGTGCGCACCACGGCCATCGAACGGCCGGACGGGTCGGCCTGGGCCAGCGCGTCGACCAGCGCCTGCGGGTGGTCGGCGGCGACGGCGTAGACCGTCGGGGCGCCCACGGCGTCGTCGGCGCGCTGGGCGCGGGCGTCGGCGGCGACGTCCCAGGCGGTGGCGGAGAACGCGAGCAGGGCCACGGCCGCGGTCAGCACCGCGGCGGTACGGCCCGCGCCAGGTCGCCGCGACAGCTGCGCCGAGGCGAGCAGCACGGACACCGAGCCCCGGCGCCGGGCCAGGCCGAGCCGCAGCTTGGCCCACAACGCGAGCAGGCGCCCGGCGAGCAGCCCGGCCACGACGGCCAGTGCGGCCGGGGCGAGCAGCGCCAGCGGGGCGGCGCGGTCCTGGAGCGCGGCGGCCAGCGAGGCGACGGCCAGCGCCACCACGACGCCTTCCAGCGCCCCGGCCCGCCAGTTGCGGCGCTCGGGCACCCGGCGCAGCAGGCCGAGCACCGGGCGGCGCAGCGTGGCACGGGCCGCCAGCCAGGCGGCGGCGCAGGCCAGCACCAGGCCGCCCGCGGCGGCGGCGAACACCGGCCAGCGCGGCTCGACGTGTACGCCGTCGGCGAGCACGGTCCGCGCGGCCAGCTCGACCGCGCCCAGCCCGGCGGCCAGGCCGATCGGGGCGCCGACCAGGATCAGCAGCAGCGTCTCGCCGAGGCCGAACCGGACCGTGCCGCCGCTGCCGTAGCCGCGCAGCCGGGCCAGCGCCAGCTCCGGGCCGCGCTCCTCGGTAAGTGCCGCGACCAGCAGCAGCAGGACCACGAACGCGAGCAGCAGCAGCGGCACCGCGATGATCGGGACGGTACGGGCCAGCGCGTCCTGGTCCTTGGCGGCGTCGTCGACGATCGCCGGGAGCGCGGTCTGTACCTGGAGCTCACCGGCGTTGAGGGCGAGCCCGAGCGCGCCGAGCTCGTTGCGCAGGGCGGCGACGTCGTCCAGGCGCACCTGCTCCGCGCGCAGCGGGTACGTCAGCGACAGCGCGACCGGCACCGCGTCGGACAGCTGCACGTCGTCCTCGGCCCCGGCGAACACCGCGTCCAGGCGCGGCGCGCCGTCCCCGCCGGACTGGGCGTACGCGAAGTAGCCGTTGTTGCCCCAGTACGGGTCGTCCGGCGCCAGCGGCGTGTACAGGCCGGCGACCTCGAACTGGCGCGAGGCGCCGCCCTGCGCCGACTTGAGCGTGATCTT
This window encodes:
- a CDS encoding FtsX-like permease family protein, which gives rise to MTGWTVMLRGIRHRSGRSLVVLTLSAFATAAAVLAPAYGRAAQQSVLTDALSAAPATAAAVTVGADGSAETAPAAHEPVGDAQTVIAAALARAPHLSAVLGKPVGAVSTDTSLTTGGGRFATRLAWRQGACAHLKVTGSCAIDAEQVVLSTRSAADAGVDVGDKITLKSAQGGASRQFEVAGLYTPLAPDDPYWGNNGYFAYAQSGGDGAPRLDAVFAGAEDDVQLSDAVPVALSLTYPLRAEQVRLDDVAALRNELGALGLALNAGELQVQTALPAIVDDAAKDQDALARTVPIIAVPLLLLAFVVLLLLVAALTEERGPELALARLRGYGSGGTVRFGLGETLLLILVGAPIGLAAGLGAVELAARTVLADGVHVEPRWPVFAAAAGGLVLACAAAWLAARATLRRPVLGLLRRVPERRNWRAGALEGVVVALAVASLAAALQDRAAPLALLAPAALAVVAGLLAGRLLALWAKLRLGLARRRGSVSVLLASAQLSRRPGAGRTAAVLTAAVALLAFSATAWDVAADARAQRADDAVGAPTVYAVAADHPQALVDALAQADPSGRSMAVVRTDELYNNQRVELIGVQSQKLPAVAIWRGHDETALSTLAGSLRGQAGAPATVGGAITLRLGAVLPEPEQPPGGTGTGTGTGTGTGTQTGTETTEPPADSGSRIGVVLSAPGEPPTVQWLGRLKQGVHDYTASAAACADGGCRLVGLAVGRVPGTSGPVQATLTVHEIRSAGKDVAVRMTDAAAWHFLVDRTPNAKVRVTAGEQLKLAVDSSDQGDVLVSYADTPAALPAVLAGAAPSSDDPTTFDLPGFAEAPQAFTVLEQAAVLPRAGDHGLLFDLDLAVRAASVTQGLADATDLRYEVWAAKDAPADLAVKLAGSGVRVLRTETVPDELDRLGRRAPALGLRLYLLAGIAAALLALGVLALGTRLGNRERRTELAALRVTGVRPATLRQGLRRERLAMLGLPLVLGAAVGVAAAALMLPGIPLVTVGTTGTPQLAADVLGTLVPSLAPDALPLALAGGVLVLVVAVLRGGRLVKRATPDLIRGGGR